One part of the Glycine max cultivar Williams 82 chromosome 14, Glycine_max_v4.0, whole genome shotgun sequence genome encodes these proteins:
- the LOC100806345 gene encoding AP3-complex subunit beta-A codes for MMFPQFGATAESLSKASTAVFRIGTDAHLYDDPEDVNIAPLLDSKFDSEKCEALKRLLALIAQGFDVSNFFPQVVKNVASQSLEVKKLVYLYLLHYAEKRPNEALLSINYFQKDLGDTNPLVRAWALRAMAGIRLHVIAPLVIVAVQKCARDPSVYVRKCAANALPKLHDLRMEEHASAIEEIVGLLLNDHSPGVVGAAASAFTSVCPNNFSLIGRNYRRLCEILPDVEEWGQIILIGILLRYVIARHGLVKESIMFSLYNKDIDNLEEDESYITSKEDAGYSIDKTVSELATMVFQCYIEGPDEYLSRSSSTNRVAPKLDVSQYTSCSNDVVKILLHCTSPLLWSNNSAVVLAAAGVHWIMASKEHIKRIVKPLLFVLRSSSASRYVVLCNIQVFAKAIPSLFAPHYQDFFICSSDSYQIKALKLDVLSSIATDSSISFIYKEFQDYIRDPNRRFAADTVAALGLCAQRLPKMATSCVEGLLTLVRQEFFCGEIRSLDGEEGVLTQAIISIKSIIKLEPSSYEKVIIQLVCSLDKIKVPAARAMIIWILGEYCSLGDIIPRMLSTVLKYLARCFTSEALEAKLQFLNTTAKVLLCIKGEDILTVRKVWSYVIELAERDLNYDIRDRSRFLKKLLSSNLESQHGEEENSESQKRDQSYILAECIFGGQTKAMTVPSEPIDYRFYLPGSLSQLVFHAAPGYEPLPKPCSLPYTDLDQYDGAAKSDSDEEDDTGTSGSLDEGSASDYSSEQSITASGEASGSDESVSGNEGEDNADPLIQISDTGNVCEYQNSGAPSGTAGFRDLMSTKSLESWLDEPARSSKGSEIEQSQVRRSSARITIGNIGNRVKPKCYTLLDPVNGNGLKVNYSFSSETSSISSHLVCLEVLFENCSLEPMFDIVLIEEDYSKSSDSTDRTSSPTENTLKFHVNKPALVSMEEIPSLEPGETANRTLLVRFHHHLLPLHLALFCNDKKFPVKLKPDIGYFIKPLPLSIEDFRDKESRLPGMFEYVRSCTFTDHILELNKRSNSLTEDKFLVICETLALQMLSNANLSLVSVDMPVAANLDDASGLCLRFSSEILSNSMPCLITVTVEGKCSDPLIVSVKVNCEETVFGLNFLNRVVNFLVEPSVTHL; via the exons ATGATGTTCCCGCAATTCGGAGCAACGGCGGAATCCCTGAGCAAGGCGTCGACGGCGGTGTTCCGGATCGGCACCGACGCGCACCTCTACGACGATCCCGAAGACGTCAACATCGCCCCTCTCCTCGACAGCAAGTTCGATTCCGAGAAGTGCGAAGCTCTCAAGCGCCTTCTCGCTCTCATCGCTCAGGGCTTCGACGTCTCCAACTTCTTCCCTCAG GTTGTTAAAAATGTTGCGTCTCAGTCCTTGGAAGTGAAGAAGCTGGTCTACTTGTACCTTCTGCATTACGCTGAAAA GCGTCCGAATGAGGCGTTGTTGTCGATTAATTACTTCCAGAAGGACCTCGGGGACACAAATCCGTTGGTGAGGGCATGGGCGCTCCGTGCCATGGCTGGGATCCGCCTTCATGTAATTGCGCCTCTTGTTATTGTTGCTGTGCAAAAATGTGCGAGAGATCCTTCTGTCTATGTTAGAAAGTGTGCAGCTAATGCTCTTCCCAAGCTTCATGATTTGCGGATGGAGGAACATGCTTCTGCAATCGAAGAG ATTGTGGGACTACTTTTAAATGACCATTCCCCAGGAGTTGTTGGAGCTGCTGCATCTGCATTTACTTCAGTTTGCCCTAACAATTTTTCATTGATTGGAAGAAATTACAGACGGTTGTGTGAGATTCTTCCTGATGTGGAAGAGTGGGGTCAAATAATTCTAATTGGGATCCTTCTGCGGTATGTAATAGCGAGGCACGGGCTTGTCAAAGAATCCATCATGTTTTCTTTGTACAATAAAGACATTGACAATTTAGAGGAAGACGAGTCCTACATTACTTCAAAAGAAGATGCTGGCTATTCCATTGATAAGACTGTATCTGAATTAGCCACTATGGTCTTCCAGTGTTACATTGAAGGGCCAGATGAGTACTTATCACGCTCAAGTTCTACAAATAGGGTTGCTCCTAAATTAGATGTATCACAATATACATCTTGCAGTAATGATGTTGTGAAGATCCTGCTGCACTGTACATCACCGTTGCTATGGAGTAATAACAGTGCAGTTGTTCTTGCAGCTGCTGGTGTACACTGGATAATGGCTTCTAAGGAGCACATCAAAAGAATTGTTAAACCACTCTTGTTTGTCCTGCGATCATCGTCTGCCTCAAGATATGTG GTATTGTGCAATATACAAGTGTTTGCAAAAGCAATCCCATCTCTCTTTGCTCCACACTACCAAGATTTTTTCATATGCTCTTCAGATTCCTATCAGATAAAGGCGCTGAAGCTAGATGTACTTTCTTCTATTGCCACGGATTCAtccatttcattcatttatAAAGAGTTTCAG GATTATATCAGAGATCCAAATAGGAGATTTGCTGCTGACACAGTTGCTGCCCTTGGTCTATGTGCTCAGCGACTTCCGAAAATGGCAACTTCATGCGTGGAAGGATTGTTGACTCTGGTTAGACAAG aatttttttgtggtgaaATTAGATCCTTGGATGGAGAAGAGGGTGTGCTAACTCAGGCAATTATATCCatcaaatcaattataaaattagaacCATCCAGTTATGAGAAG GTTATAATTCAGTTAGTCTGTAGCTTGGATAAAATCAAGGTTCCAGCTGCCCGTGCAATGATTATTTGGATATTGGGGGAGTATTGTTCTTTGGGTGACATAATTCCAAGGATGTTGAGTACAGTACTTAAGTATCTTGCCCGGTGTTTTACTTCAGAAGCATTAGAAGCTAAGCTTCAGTTTCTTAATACCACTGCAAAG GTCTTACTGTGCATTAAGGGAGAAGATATTTTGACCGTGAGAAAAGTTTGGAGTTATGTAATTGAATTGGCCGAGCGTGACCTTAACTATGATATTCGTGATCGTTCACGTTTCTTAAAGAAACTTCTCTCTAGTAATTTGGAGTCTCAACATGGGGAAGAAGAAAATAGTGAATCACAAAAAAGAGACCAATCCTATATACTTGCAGAATGCATATTTGGTGGACAGACAAAAGCCATGACAGTTCCATCTGAACCCATTGATTACCGGTTTTACCTTCCCGGGTCTCTTTCACAGTTAGTATTCCATGCAGCTCCAGGCTATGAGCCTCTCCCAAAACCTTGTAGCCTGCCATACACTGATCTTGATCAGTATGATGGAGCTGCTAAGAGTGATTCAGATGAGGAGGATGATACTGGCACATCTGGGTCTTTGGATGAGGGAAGTGCTTCTGATTATAGTTCTGAACAGTCTATTACTGCTTCAGGCGAAGCCAGTGGCAGTGATGAATCTGTTTCTGGCAATGAAGGAGAAGATAATGCTGATCCATTGATTCAGATTTCAGACACTGGCAATGTCTGTGAATATCAGAACAGTGGGGCTCCCTCTGGCACAGCTGGTTTTCGGGACTTGATGTCAACGAAGTCTCTTGAGTCTTGGTTAGATGAACCGGCCAGGTCATCTAAAGGAAGTGAGATAGAGCAAAGTCAAGTTCGTAGATCATCAGCAAGAATAACCATTGGAAATATTGGAAACCGGGTTAAACCTAAATGCTACACTCTCTTAGATCCTGTAAATGGAAATGGGTTAAAGGTGAATTATTCATTTTCATCTGAGACTTCAAGCATATCCTCTCACCTTGTATGTTTGGaagtattatttgaaaattgttcTCTGGAGCCCATGTTCGATATAGTCTTAATAGAAGAAGATTATAGCAAAAGCTCTGATTCTACTGATCGAACATCATCACCAACTGAAAA TACCTTAAAATTTCATGTCAATAAACCAGCACTGGTTTCCATGGAGGAGATTCCTTCTCTGGAGCCTGGTGAGACAGCAAACCGGACTCTGCTTGTTCGTTTCCATCACCACCTTTTGCCACTGCATCTGGCTTTATTTTGCAATGACAAGAAATTCCCTGTCAAGTTAAAGCCTGACATAGGATACTTTATAAAACCCCTTCCCCTCAGTATTGAAGATTTCAGAGATAAGGAATCTCGCCTTCCAGGGATGTTTGAATATGTGAGAAG TTGCACCTTTACCGATCACATTCTAGAGCTGAACAAGCGCAGCAACTCTTTGACAGAGGACAAATTCCTTGTGATATGTGAAACGTTAGCACTACAGATGCTGAGCAATGCAAATCTTTCTCTTGTATCTGTGGATATGCCGGTTGCTGCCAACCTTGATGATGCATCTGGTCTGTGTTTGCGTTTCAGCAGTGAGATCTTGAGCAATTCCATGCCATGCTTAATTACAGTTACTGTTGAAGGTAAATGCTCCGACCCATTGATTGTTTCTGTAAAAGTTAACTGTGAAGAGACTGTATTTGGcttaaatttcttaaatagGGTTGTCAATTTCTTAGTTGAGCCGTCTGTTACGCACTTGTAA
- the LOC100790814 gene encoding protein INVOLVED IN DE NOVO 2 — MAHCSNKDNDPSASQLSWWYVDISYQELKKGSYKVMRSDETFICPYCPERKQDYKYRELLNHASGVGRSSSEKRSAKEKANHLALVKYLEKDLAYMDGPSKPVDKGAKLLSPGETVMPHCSNKDTDISASQISWWYVDTSYEELKKGSHSVKTSDVTFICPYCPRRKQDYLYRELLEHAYMVGRSSSEKRSARERANHLALVKYLENDLIIIMDGPSEPVDKGTKLSLGQTVVAQCSNKETGMSASPINWWYVEKFYKELKKGNHMVQTSDLTLCCPYCPKKRKQDYVYRELLEHASGVGQSSSEKRHVREKATHLALMKYLKNDLKYLNDPSKSVNEGNPPVNRVHQISSQERSVREDATHLPSAKYFKKDLTNVSDPSSKPVNEGTITGSPGETVIGCCSNKDSNISSSQIGRYAEKFYEELKRGIHNVKTSDETFRCPYCSNKKINRDYVYREILEHASGVGQSKSQKRSFIEKANHLALVKYLKKDLMNVGAPCPSKPMDQGTKTISPGETVMGHYSHNDNNIRASQISGWYVHKSYEALKKGSHNVKTSEMTFSCPYCPNKKRKRDYVYREILEHASGVGQSSSEKRSAIEKANHLALMKYLEKDLMIVDGPPKTADEGSPPFNFEKQFVWPWTGIVVNIPTRLTEEGCCVGESGSKLRDEYRSRGFNPQRVRILSNFCGHSGTAVVEFNKNWTGLDNALAFERAYELDHHGKKDWFANTEHKSGIYAWIARADDYKVNNIIGEQLQKMGDIKTISELMEEEARMQDKLLSSLNNTLQVKKKRLKEMEVKYYETSHRMDIVMGEIDKLTQGHNQEMKKIQSSATQHFQNIFNGHERLKLQLESQKRELELRRIELEKREARNESERKKLEEEIMENALKNSSLDMAVLEQQKAGENVLKLAADQKRQKEQFHAKIILLERQLEVKQKLELEIQQLKGKLNVMAYIEDDGDTEVLNKVDALHKDLREKEQSLRDLDSLNQTLIIKERQSNDELQEARKELINGIKEISCRANVGVKRMGELDIRPFLEAMKKKYNDEDAEDRASELCSLWEEYIKDPDWHPFKITMIEGKHQEIIDDDDEKLKGLKNEMGEGVYKAVVTALTEINTYNPSGRYITSELWNYEEGKRATLQEGVKLLLMQWKLTKQKRGTM; from the exons ATGGCTCACTGTTCTAACAAGGATAATGACCCAAGTGCATCTCAATTAAGTTGGTGGTATGTAGATATATCTTATCAAGAACTAAAAAAGGGAAGTTACAAAGTGATGCGCTCAGATGAAACTTTCATTTGTCCGTACTGTCCCGAGAGAAAACAGGATTATAAGTACAGGGAACTCCTTAATCATGCTTCTGGGGTGGGTCGGAGTAGTTCAGAAAAGAGATCTGCAAAAGAGAAGGCTAATCATCTGGCTTTAGTGAAATATTTGGAAAAGGATCTTGCGTATATGGATGGCCCATCAAAACCTGTAGATAAAG GTGCCAAATTATTAAGCCCAGGAGAAACCGTAATGCCTCACTGTTCTAATAAGGATACTGATATAAGTGCATCTCAAATAAGTTGGTGGTATGTTGATACATCTTACGAAGAACTCAAAAAGGGAAGCCACAGTGTGAAAACCTCGGACGTGACTTTCATCTGTCCATACTGCCCTAGGAGAAAACAGGATTATTTGTACAGGGAACTCCTAGAACATGCTTATATGGTGGGTCGGAGTAGTTCTGAAAAGAGAAGTGCGAGAGAGAGGGCCAATCATCTTGCTTTAGTGAAATATTTGGAAAAtgatcttattattattatggatgGCCCGTCAGAACCTGTGGATAAAG GTACTAAATTAAGCCTAGGACAAACTGTAGTGGCTCAATGCTCTAACAAGGAGACTGGTATGAGTGCATCTCCAATAAATTGGTGGTATGTAGAGAAATTTTACAAAGAACTCAAAAAGGGAAATCACATGGTGCAAACCTCAGATCTGACTCTCTGTTGTCCATACTgccctaaaaaaagaaaacaggaTTATGTGTACAGGGAACTTCTTGAGCATGCTTCTGGGGTGGGCCAGAGTAGTTCAGAAAAGAGACATGTCAGAGAGAAGGCCACTCATCTGGctttaatgaaatatttgaaaaatgatcTCAAGTATTTGAATGATCCATCAAAATCTGTGAATGAAGGTAACCCCCCCGTTAACAGGGTGCATCAGATTAGTTCACAAGAGAGAAGTGTCAGAGAAGACGCTACTCATCTGCCTTCAGCGAAATACTTCAAAAAGGATCTTACAAATGTGAGTGAtccatcatcaaaacctgtaaATGAAG GAACCATAACAGGAAGCCCAGGAGAAACTGTAATTGGTTGCTGCTCTAACAAAGATAGTAATATAAGTTCATCTCAAATTGGGCGGTATGCAGAAAAATTTTATGAAGAACTCAAAAGGGGGATACACAATGTGAAAACCTCAGATGAGACTTTCAGGTGCCCATACTGCtctaataaaaagataaatcgGGATTATGTTTACAGGGAAATCCTTGAACATGCTTCAGGGGTGGGTCAGAGTAAATCTCAAAAAAGAAGTTTCATCGAAAAGGCCAATCATCTGGCtttagtaaaatatttgaaaaaggaTCTTATGAATGTGGGTGCTCCGTGTCCATCAAAACCTATGGATCAAG gtACCAAAACAATAAGCCCAGGAGAAACTGTAATGGGTCACTACTCTCATAATGACAATAATATAAGGGCATCTCAAATAAGTGGGTGGTATGTACATAAATCCTATGAAGCACTCAAAAAGGGAAGCCACAATGTGAAAACCTCAGAAATGACTTTCTCTTGTCCATACTGCCCCAATAAGAAGAGAAAACGGGATTATGTGTACAGGGAAATCCTTGAACATGCTTCTGGGGTGGGTCAGAGTAGCTCAGAAAAGAGAAGTGCCATTGAAAAGGCTAATCATCTTGctttaatgaaatatttggAAAAGGATCTTATGATTGTGGATGGTCCACCAAAAACTGCAGATGAAGGCAGTCCTCCTTTCAATTTTGAGAAGCAGTTTGTGTGGCCATGGACTGGGATCGTGGTTAATATTCCTACTAGACTGACAGAAGAGGGATGTTGTGTTGGGGAAAGTGGTTCCAAGCTGAGGGATGAATACCGAAGTAGGGGATTTAATCCACAAAGAGTCCGCATTCTTTCAAATTTCTGTGGTCATTCTGGAACTGCAGTTGTGGAATTCAATAAAAATTGGACAGGCTTAGATAATGCTTTAGCATTTGAAAGAGCATATGAATTAGATCATCATGGGAAAAAAGACTGGTTTGCTAATACAGAGCATAAGTCTGGTATTTATGCATGGATTGCTCGAGCTGACGACTACAAGGTAAACAATATCATTGGGGAACAACTGCAGAAGATGGGGGATATCAAAACAATATCTGAACTTATGGAAGAAGAAGCTCGAATGCAGGATAAACTTTTGTCCAGCTTGAATAATACTCTTCAGGTCAAGAAGAAGCGATTAAAGGAGATGGAAGTAAAATATTATGAGACTTCACATCGTATGGACATTGTAATGGGGGAAATAGATAAGCTCACTCAAGGTCACAATCAAG AGATGAAGAAAATACAGTCAAGTGCAACTCAACACTTCCAGAATATTTTTAATGGTCATGAAAGGCTTAAGTTGCAACTTGAATCTCAGAAAAGGGAGCTTGAGTTGAGGAGAATTGAATTGGAAAAACGTGAGGCACGTAacgaaagtgaaagaaaaaagttgGAAGAAGAGATTATGGAG aatGCATTGAAAAATAGCTCTCTTGACATGGCTGTTCTGGAGCAACAAAAAGCTGGTGAAAATGTTTTGAAACTGGCTGCAGATCAAAAG CGGCAAAAAGAACAATTTCATGCTAAAATCATCCTGCTTGAAAGACAACTGGAAGTGAAACAAAAACTAGAATTGGAGATTCAACAACTGAAAGGAAAATTAAATGTCATGGCGTACATAGAAGATGATGGGGACACAGAAGTTCTGAATAAGGTGGATGCTTTACATAAGGATTTAAGAGAAAAGGAACAGTCACTGCGAGACTTGGATTCCCTGAACCAAACACTGATTATTAAAGAGCGTCAGAGCAATGATGAGCTACAGGAAGCTCGAAAAGAATTGATTAAT GGCATTAAAGAGATATCTTGTCGTGCTAATGTTGGTGTAAAGAGAATGGGGGAGCTTGATATTAGACCATTCCTTGAAgctatgaagaaaaaatataatgatgagGATGCAGAAGATAGAGCTTCAGAACTGTGTTCGTTGTGGGAAGAGTATATAAAGGACCCAGACTGGCATCCATTTAAAATTACCATGATTGAAGGGAAACATCAG GAAATcatagatgatgatgatgaaaagTTGAAGGGACTGAAAAATGAGATGGGTGAAGGAGTCTACAAAGCTGTGGTGACAGCTTTGACAGAGATAAATACATATAATCCAAGTGGGCGGTATATAACCTCTGAATTATGGAATTATGAAGAGGGAAAGAGAGCTACCTTGCAAGAGGGAGTAAAATTGTTATTGATGCAATGGAAACTaactaaacaaaaaagggggacaatGTGA